Part of the Desulfobacterales bacterium genome, AAAAAGGATGCCGCCAAAAGGCTTTCAACCGCTCAGAAGGCGGCTGCCACCCTCTATCCGGAGTGATAATGGCGGGCGAAATACAGAGCGGGTTTGAAAAAATAAATAATTTACTTGCATTTTATCTAAAGATGTGAATAATGTTCAAAAATCAATCAAGTCCTACGTTAAATAAGGTGGGACAGTTTCCTTCTGAAGGAACCATTCGTTTGCCGATGCGGCATCCTCCAGTTTGAGACATTGAAAAACTTAGGAAAGGAGGATGCGATTATGGCGAATGGAACTGTAAAATGGTTTAACGATCGAAAAGGGTTCGGATTCATTGAGCAGGAAGATGGGCCGGATGTGTTTGTTCATCATTCCGGAATCAAGGCAGAAGGTTTTAAATCTCTCAATGAAGGCGACAAGGTTACCTTTGACATAGAGAAGGGACAAAAAGGTCCTTCCGCTGTGAATGTCACGGTGGTCTAATTACGATTTCTGAAAAAAAGAGGGCATTCCTTCGAAAAGGAAGGAGTGCCCTTTGTTTTTTCGATAAATCGGACGATGCATCGAGACGTTTGAAAAATGTTCTTTTGTTCAAGTTCAAGGACGGCGATTCCACCACGGCGGGAATGAAATAGCCCGCAGCAAGACTTATCGACGAGCTCAAGTCGAGTTGTTACGGGGCATCTGATGCCATGCCGGACTTGAGGAGCCTGCCCCGCACCTTGATGCGGGGGCATCCAGTTTGTGTTTCTGGATTCCGGCATTCGCCGGAATGACGACTTGCGGCAAGCCGCGGGGAATTGGACCCAAAAGAGAATTAATCCCGCGAAACGCGGGCTTGAGTCTGACGCTGAAATCGAACAAAAGAGGGTGTTTGGCGAAGGTCCCGCCGGCGCTGAAGGTTAATGGATTAACCAAAGTACAAGTG contains:
- a CDS encoding cold-shock protein, giving the protein MANGTVKWFNDRKGFGFIEQEDGPDVFVHHSGIKAEGFKSLNEGDKVTFDIEKGQKGPSAVNVTVV